In the genome of Colletotrichum lupini chromosome 8, complete sequence, one region contains:
- a CDS encoding Cdc73 family RNA pol II accessory factor, with translation MASIHTVDGNDAVTERQSSRDGLPMSIVAFNDPFQDPVRTRRRTSSSQSYPISNRDAHRLSFKTALRVTCPEVLQFAPGDSWDGSSPPKKDASRSGFLKDIGLSERSSLEKRAKAAQTSVGDGPTDPQRFEIASTAVGINSWRKLWCSIDKPEHPEPEKHQTVFFVQEHDCQYIGVRPSGVYSNVEQKQSSESISESLASEQLADVPKNISSSPISKTLTWFTNKEDQRSTATGTSWFGKAPWHRKDSYDTISSATSSVRDFLAGKTPPVTPDPEGFLSRQQDSTLTPYPAGTWFHLGKTVTPGTLLNRPDLQALNETKRDATTISQKDPRSGFQKLYKSPILISLLFLLPIIMAANEQDPLLLLWQSIASKRPAVPTASADASATEVPLSQATHLLFSHPAPVSVSLSTPTRFISSDRPVDLRSIYFAWLNKDVAIPEYNASATRLNEELGSLGTVQNLAFVERLDLFTWLEGASEESEHIKPLAGDKDGKEGASASASKTAPATAASRAGRGTLDPRLAVIYNGERKMGDRNSVLRGVKHTDFSHVRKLAVPFIQKKPNGSSNISANPSLALNQKAPTRRPDPIILLSPSASSLLRLSNIRSFLESGRYVQPDGSAAASMLHVSRVMKDIDPSRPMRFILVEGPEQFKPEYWNRVVAVFTTGQSWQFKNYKWSSPPDLFRRILGIFIGWRGEQPPDSVKDWGHRVLQLGVDRWRDGTGAQEAAKFRDKEAAESIWRAIEANMKNKGWTKTTAPTQL, from the exons ATGGCCTCTATTCATACAGTCGACGGCAATGATGCAGTGACAGAACGCCAGAGCTCTAGGGATGGCCTGCCGATGAGTATCGTGGCATTCAATGACCCTTTTCAGGACCCCGTCCGGACTCGCAGACGGAC ATCGTCTTCGCAGTCCTATCCCATATCCAATCGCGACGCTCACAGGCTGTCCTTCAAAACGGCGCTCAGAGTCACTTGTCCTGAGGTTTTGCAATTTGCACCTGGAGATAGCTGGGATGGATCCA GCCCCCCAAAGAAGGATGCGAGTAGGTCTGGTTTCCTGAAGGATATTGGGCTGAGCGAGAGATCATCTCTGGAAAAGCGCGCCAAGGCAGCGCAAACAAGCGTTGGAGATGGGCCAACAGATCCCCAAAGATTCGAAAT AGCTAGCACAGCCGTTGGAATCAACTCATGGCGCAAGCTCTGGTGCTCCATCGATAAGCCAGAGCATCCAGAGCCGGAAAAGCATCAAACTGTTTTCTTTGTTCAAGAACATGACTGTCAGTACATTGGTGTTAGACCGAGCGGGGTGTATTCTAATGTCGAGCAGAAGCAATCGTCCGAGTCGATATCCGAATCTCTAGCCTCCGAGCAACTCGCCGACGTGCCGAAGAATATCTCAAGCTCTCCGATATCCAAAACGCTGACTTGGTTCACCAACAAAGAAGATCAAAGGTCTACGGCCACAGGCACAAGCTGGTTCGGCAAGGCCCCTTGGCACCGTAAAGACTCCTACGACACCATCAGCAGTGCCACAAGTTCTGTTCGAGACTTTTTGGCAGGAAAAACCCCACCTGTCACGCCTGATCCCGAGGGCTTCTTGAGTC GCCAACAAGACTCTACCCTGACGCCGTACCCTGCTGGA ACATGGTTCCACCTGGGGAAGACAGTGACACCTGGGACGCTGCTCAACCGGCCAGATCTACAAGCGTTAAACGAAACCAAACGAGATGCGACGACAATCTCCCAAAAAGACCCAAGGAGTG GCTTTCAGAAGCTCTATAAGAGCCCGATACTTATAAGCCTATTGTTTCTTTTACCTATCATTATGGCTGCTAACGAGCAGGATCCATTGCTCCTGCTGTGGCAATCCATCGCATCGAAACGACCTGCGGTTCCCACAGCTTCAGCCGATGCTTCTGCGACCGAGGTTCCTCTCTCGCAAGCTACCCATCTACTCTTCTCGCACCCAGCTCCCGTTTCTGTATCGCTCTCGACACCGACGCGTTTCATTTCAAGCGACCGCCCGGTCGACCTGCGATCCATCTACTTCGCCTGGCTAAACAAGGATGTTGCAATTCCCGAATACAACGCAAGCGCTACCCGCCTCAACGAAGAATTGGGCAGCCTAGGCACTGTCCAAAACCTTGCCTTCGTCGAACGTTTAGACTTGTTCACTTGGCTGGAAGGCGCTAGTGAGGAGAGTGAACACATCAAGCCTTTGGCTGGCGACAAGGACGGCAAGGAGGGAGCTAGTGCGAGCGCGTCCAAGACTGCCCCAGCAACTGCGGCCAGTCGAGCTGGACGAGGCACTTTGGATCCTAGATTGGCGGTCATCTACAATGGAGAGCGCAAGATGGGGGATCGCAACTCTGTGTTGCGCGGCGTGAAGCACACG GACTTCTCCCATGTCCGCAAGCTCGCTGTTCCTTTCATCCAGAAGAAACCCAATGGCTCGTCGAACATAAGCGCCAACCCATCCCTCGCGCTCAACCAGAAGGCCCCAACGAGGCGACCAGACCCGATTATCCTCCTCTCGCCCTCGGCCTCCTCCCTGCTGCGCCTGTCCAACATCCGCTCTTTTCTCGAGTCAGGGCGCTACGTGCAGCCCGACGGCAGCGCTGCTGCTAGCATGCTGCACGTCTCCCGCGTCATGAAGGATATCGACCCGTCGCGGCCCATGCGTTTCATTCTCGTCGAGGGCCCCGAGCAGTTCAAACCCGAGTACTGGAATCGCGTTGTTGCAGTCTTCACCACTGGCCAGTCATGGCAGTTCAAGAACTACAAGTGGAGCTCTCCTCCGGATCTGTTCCGCCGTATTTTGGGCATCTTCATCGGCTGGCGCGGGGAGCAACCGCCAGACAGCGTAAAGGACTGGGGCCACCGCGTGTTGCAGCTCGGCGTTGATCGCTGGCGTGATGGAACTGGTGCTCAGGAGGCGGCCAAGTTCAGAGACAAGGAAGCTGCAGAGTCGATCTGGCGGGCAATTGAGGCGAACATGAAGAACAAGGGATGGACAAAAACCACTGCGCCAACCCAGCTATGA
- a CDS encoding bystin, with protein MGKATTPTDRQSRRHNPLQDDILATGPLKNKAPKRKKGKNSDEEDNGEGFVDATRSRTILKLGRELAEEDGSAKPQAAAKPTVDLFGIESRYGTDVGDEQAYDDEEAWGEEDEVVEEIEIDPEDLETYRKFLPEAEDDPAAMLNQHGWGSKGPDDEMAGGGTNLTELILEKIAAHEAAEARKAAGVPVRDEEYELPPKVVEVYTKVGFILSRYKSGPLPKPFKILPTLPHWEDIIEVTEPQKWTPNAVYQATRIFSASKPIVCQKFMELVVLDKVREDIYENKKLNVHLFDALKKSLYKPRAFFLGFLFPLLSSGCTIREAQIVSAVLVRVSVPVLHSAAALKGITEIAAQEASAGTEGGGAANIFIKALLEKKYALPYQVIDSLVFHFLRFRSVDPASIKEGQSFSGDMVKSLPVVFHQNLLAFAQRYRNDLSEDQREALLDLLLTHGHHSIAPEIRRELLAGRGKGVAVEQQSAAFDGDDTMLVD; from the exons ATGGGCAAGGCTACCACCCCGACCGACCGCCAGTCGCGGAGACACAACCCTCTGCAGGATGATATCCTTGCTACGGGTCCCTTGAAGAACAAGGCGCCCAAGAGAAAGAAGGGCAAGAACTCGGACGAAGAAGACAATGGCGAAGGCTTTGTCGATGCGACACGGAGTCGCACCATTCTCAAGCTAGGCCGAGAGCTTGCCGAGGAGGACGGCTCTGCGAAGCCTCAAGCCGCCGCGAAACCCACTGTCGACCTTTTCGGAATCGAGTCGAGATACGGCACCGATGTTGGCGACGAACAGGCGTACGACGATGAGGAGGCCTGGGGTGAAGAGGACGAAGTTGTTGAGGAGATCGAGATCGACCCCGAAGACCTCGAGACATACCGCAAATTCTTGCCCGAGGCCGAAGATGACCCTGCGGCAATGCTGAACCAGCACGGCTGGGGTAGCAAGGGTCCCGACGACGAGATGGCTGGCGGTGGCACCAACTTGACGGAACTCATCCTGGAGAAGATTGCGGCGCACGAGGCTGCCGAGGCCCGGAAAGCAGCGGGCGTCCCCGTTCGTGATGAGGAATATGAGCTTCCCCCGAAGGTCGTTGAAGTATACACAAA GGTTGGATTTATTCTGTCGCGATACAAGAGCGGCCCCCTGCCAAAACCCTTCAAAATTTTGCCGACTCTGCCTCATTGGGAGGATATCATTGAGGTTACGGAACCCCAAAAGTGGACGCCGAATGCTGTTTACCAAGCGACGAGGATCTTTTCTGCTTCGAAGCCCATCGTCTGCCAGAAGTTCATGGAGCTTGTTGTCCTCGACAAGGTCCGCGAGGATATCTACGAGAATAAGAAGCTGAATGTGCACTTGTTCGACGCGCTGAAGAAGAGTCTGTACAAGCCCCGAGCGTTCTTCCTCGGCTTCTTGTTCCCCCTTCTTTCCAGCGGCTGCACAATCCGTGAGGCGCAAATTGTTTCCGCTGTGCTCGTCAGAGTGTCAGTGCCAGTACTTCATTCCGCTGCGGCTTTGAAGGGTATCACTGAGAT TGCTGCTCAGGAAGCTTCGGCGGGAACCGAGGGCGGTGGTGCGGCCAACATCTTCATTAAGGCCCTGCTGGAGAAGAAGTACGCCCTTCCGTACCAGGTCATCGACTCGCTCGTCTTCCATTTCCTGCGATTCAGAAGTGTGGACCCTGCATCCATCAAGGAGGGTCAGTCTTTCTCTGGAGACATGGTCAAGTCGCTGCCCGTTGTCTTCCACCAAAATCTTCTGGCATTCGCCCAGAGATACAGAAACGACTTGAGCGAGGACCAGCGAGAGGCGCTGTTGGACTTGCTGTTGACCCACGGCCACCACTCTATTGCGCCTGAAATTAGGCGAGAGTTGCTGGCTGGCAGAGGAAAGGGAGTGGCTGTTGAGCAGCAGAGTGCCGCATTCGACGGTGATGATACGATGCTCGTGGATTGA